A stretch of Bacillus spongiae DNA encodes these proteins:
- a CDS encoding GNAT family N-acetyltransferase has translation MNLTIKKMDINSAKTILSWRYEKPYDFYNNDITEEGINELLDGSYQAIIDKNNKIFGYLCIGESAQIPVGHKHGVYNDKYVDMGLGMDPYYVGKGYGYEFCTYIMNHIKENSPGIPIRLSVATFNDRAINLYEKLGFIKKDKFTTDFAEFITMIKDN, from the coding sequence ATGAACTTAACAATTAAGAAAATGGATATTAATTCAGCTAAAACTATCCTAAGTTGGAGATATGAAAAACCATATGATTTTTATAATAATGATATAACTGAAGAAGGAATAAATGAACTGCTTGATGGTTCTTATCAAGCTATCATTGACAAAAATAATAAAATCTTTGGTTACTTATGTATAGGGGAGTCAGCTCAAATCCCGGTTGGACATAAACATGGTGTATATAATGATAAGTATGTAGATATGGGTCTTGGAATGGACCCATATTATGTAGGAAAAGGATACGGGTATGAATTTTGTACATATATAATGAACCACATAAAAGAAAACTCCCCGGGGATCCCTATAAGACTATCAGTTGCAACATTTAACGACAGAGCTATTAATTTATACGAGAAACTAGGATTCATAAAGAAGGACAAGTTCACAACTGACTTTGCAGAGTTCATAACGATGATTAAAGATAATTAA